In the genome of Pontibacter actiniarum, the window ACTTTATAACAGTAGCTATACTTGTGTTTTGTTTAGCTCTAAGCAATTCATTAGCGCCATCAGTGCAATGCTTCATAGCTTCTGGTTTGGACAGCTATTTTATTCTGTGTGGATAAAATTATACGCAATTATGCTTATAATCCTTTGTTATTTAGATTTTTTTATCCTAGCTTAGAACTAATTACACCTTATTACAATTAATACTGTAAATCAATACAAATCTCACCTTATGAAATTAAGAACATTTACAATGGCACTGCTTTGCGGCGGTGTTGGGTTCCTTACTGTGTCTTGCGATAAAGAAGATGCGGGTGCATTGGTAGAGCCTCAGGCTGGTTTCAAGTCTGCGTCTGCCACCAACCTGGTGGCCGGAGAGGGTAATTTCCGTATCGATGCCTCTGCTCTCGCTAGCGCAAAGTTTGACTGCTCTTATGATGCTTTTAGCAAGGGGCTGCTTGCCACCTACGGCAGCGATGCCGTTGAGCCAAGCGCCTGCGGTACTACCCCTTTCAACAGCTCGATTACCCCGTACGCCCGGCAGTTTGGTGCCCTGGAGTGGGAATGGTACGACCTGATGACGCAGCTAAACCAGCTGTACATGTACGTGGATGCGTCCAACCAGTCTTTTGGCGTTGATGGCCACCTGACCAACTATGCCGCTAAGCACAAGCGTAACCTGGAGTCTTTCTGGAATATGCCGGGCGAGATTACACTAAAAGGCCAGCACACCAGCACGCTGCAAAACAGGGATGCGATTGCTGCCGTGTACCTTAATTTCACTACCCTAAACGAGGCGCAGGCATACGGTAACGCCGATTACCTGATCGCTAACGTAATAGAGCCAAGCGAGGCGTTCAAAACATCTCCGCTTTTGTCGTTCGACGGCTTTGCAACCACAGGTGACCTGATTGTGATCGGAGACGGTATTGTGCAGGTAATGACTGATGCCGGTGTGGATGAGAAAGTGACTTTCGCCGGTATTCTGGCGCACGAGTGGGGCCACCAGGTACAGTTTAACAACTACACCAAATGGTACGGCCAGCGCGTGTCAACACCGGAGGCAACCCGCAAAACAGAGCTGGAAGCCGACGTTTTCTCCAGTTATTACATGACGCATAAGCGTGGCGCCACCTATAACTGGAAAAGAGCTGCTGAGTTCTTCGAGCTGTTCTACAACATCGGTGACTGTAGCTTTACCTCTGCCGGGCACCACGGCACCCCTAATCAAAGACTGGCTGCCTCCCGCCTGGGCTGGATCATTGCACAGGAAACACAGCCAATGGGCCACGTCCTGACTGCTGATGAGCTGCACACGATTTTTATGGCCGCGCTTAACAGCGTGATCGACAACAAAATCGACAGCTCTGAGGCACTGGCTAACCTGAGCACGCCACAAATGAAAGCTGTGTATGGCAAGGTGCTGAACCACAAAGCTGAGTTGCAGCAAATCGCCAGCGGCGCTATTGAGCAGTCTCAGGTGAAGAACCTGTAAAACCCGGATTTTATACGAACCTTACCAAAAAGGCACGCGCAGGCGTGCCTTTTTTCGTGCTGTACCTTGCCTGCTACCGTGGCATAGGCAAACTCGCTTAGTCCCAGTTCCCGGAAAGCCTGCGCAGAAGTACGATCTCTCCCAGGTGGTAGGCGCTGTGCTCTGCCACCAGCATTGCCTCCCGCAGCAGCGTCTGCCCATCGCCGTGCGGAATTGGCGTGAACAAGTCGTTAGCAGAGTCCTGCACCAGCTTCACCATTTCGTGAAGGTCCTGGGCAATAGCCTGCTGCGTTTTGTCCAGCGCACGCTGGTCTGCCGGGGCCTTTTCCCGGGGCCAGTAGTCGTCGGGCCAGGCGGGCTCCTTATAGTTGGGGTTGCGGCAGAAGTCCAGGATGTCGTGCTGCGCAAAGCGCAGGTGCTCGAGCAGTTGCCAGATGGTGTAGGGCACGTTGTCAAACTGCTTGCCTGCCTCTTCCACTGTTATTCCCTGCAGCAATTCCTCCCGTGGCCGGAAAGCCTGGCCACCGCGCATAAGTTTTACCAGTTGTTCGCGTAGTTGTTGGTCTTGTGTCATCGCATTTAGTTTAGTTAAAGCCGCCTCATGCTGCTTTGCCTCACAGCAGGAGAGGAGGCTACAGCAAAGGCAGTAACATGTTGAGTTAATTACTGGCGCAGAAAGTCCAGGAGGTAACTGTTGAGCTGCTCCTTATGCGTTACGAAAAGCCCATGCGACCCTCCTTTGATGACGACGTACTTGTTATCGCGGATTTCTTTAGAGGATTGCTCGCTGCTGGTTTCAATAGGCACGATCTGATCATCATCGCCATGTATAATGAGCGTGGGCACTGTTACGTTTGGTAGCTCGGATCGGAAGTCGGTGTTGGCCCACGCCTTGGCGGTTTCGGTGGTGGCTCTTGGGGAGGCTTGGGCGGCGATGAGTCAGTCGTAGTGCAGCTGCTGCTCGCTTAGTTTGTCCTTGTTGCTGCTGTAGCTGTAAAACTGCTTGCCAAACTCCGCCAGAAACGTCACGCGCTTGCTCTGCAGGGAATCCATGATCTCATTCAGCGTTTCCTCCGGTACACCATCCGGGTTGTCGTCTGTTTTTTTCACGACAGGAATAATGGAGCTGATGAGCACTGCTTTGGAGACGCGTTCGCTGCCAAACATCGAGAGGTAGCGCACCACCTCGCCGCCACCCATGGAGAAACCGACCAACACACAGTTCCAAAGGTCCAGTCGCTGTATCAGTGCCTGCAGGTCCATGGTCAGGGCGTTGTAATCGTAGTTGTACCAGGGCCGGTCCGATTCGCCGAAGCCGCGGCGATCGTAAGTGATGCACCTGAAACCGGCGTCTGTCAAGGCCTGCACCTGGCTCTCCCACATACGGTGGCTCAGCGGCCAGCCGTGGATCAGGATGACGGGCTGTCCTTCGCCGCAGTCCTGGTAATGCAGGTACACGTGTTCGCCTTTCTGCTTGTCTTCTGTTTTGATAAATGGCATGTCTTAAGTTTGTTTTGTGAGAAGTATACCTGGTTGTACGTAAGGTGTGGCAGGTGCCGTTGCCTGTCTTCGGTAGGTAACCTCCTCTCTTTAAGAGCAGAAGAAAACGCAGTACTTACCGGAGCAGCCTTGCGGGGCCTCCTCTTCTCCTGGGTGTGCCGGCCATGTTGGGCTGACGGCACTGCTGCGGGATGGCTCGGCTACAAATAAAAACCGAGAGCTGGTACAAGTATACCTCTTAAACTATAAAACAGGATTCGTGAGGTGCCTGACAGCCGTAGCCTTTCCTATCGCGTTTGCTACTCCCGTGGCGAAGCGGTATACTTGTATGTACCAAAGTTTGAAAACGATGAGACCTTACATACTGGCAGAAACGAACTGGAAAGCTGTGAAAGAGCAGCAGATAGATGTGGCGGTACTGCCCTGGGGCGCTACGGAGGCCCATAACTACCACCTTCCGTATGCTACCGATGTGATAGAGGCCGATGCTGTTTCGGCAGCGGCAGCCAAGATAGCCTGGGAAAACGGCACCAAGGTAATGGTGCTGCCCACTATACCTTTCGGCGTGAACACCGGCCAGGCCGACATTAAGCTGGACATGAACCTGAACCCGAGCACACAGCTGGCCATCTTGGATGACCTTGTTGCCGTACTCAACCGGCAGGGGATTAAAAAGCTGCTCGTGCTTAACAGCCACGGCGGAAACGATTTTAAGCCTATGCTGCGGGAGCTGGGCCTGCGCTACCCGGAAATGTTCCTGGTGAGTTGCTTCTGGTTTCAGGCGGCAGACAGAAAGGCCTTCTTCGACATCCCCGGCGACCACGCCGATGAAATGGAGACAAGCCTGCTGCTGCACCTGAGGCCCGACTTGGTGCTGCCCCTGGAAGAGGCAGGAGAGGGCAAGGAGCGGAAGTCCAGGATCAAAGGCATTCGCGAAGGCTGGGCCTGGGCAGAGAGGCAGTGGTCCATGGTAACAGCCGATACGGGTGTCGGGAACCCTAAGGCGGCGACTGCAGAGAAAGGGAAGGCGTTTCTGGAGGAGGCGGCCCAAAACATAGCCGGGCTTCTGGCTGAGATCGCGAACGTAAGTATAGCCGACCGCTACGAAGAGTAGGAAACACATCCGGGCTTGCGGCAGGAGCGGAGGGGGCCTCCAACGGAAAGCAAAAGCAACGCTTGTCGCTTTGCTGCCCCTGCTAAACAAAAAAGCCTGACACGTAGGTGTCAGGCTTTTCCTTAATACTTGTATATGCAAACTAAGCGCGTTTAACATTTACAGCGTTTAGTCCCTTTCTTCCTTCTTTCAGGTCAAAAGTTACTTCGTCGTTTTCTCTGATTTCATCGATTAGACCAGTCACGTGTACGAAATACTCCTGATCTGTACTGTCATCTTTAATGAATCCGAAACCCTTCTCGTCATTAAAGAATTTTACTTTTCCTGTGTTCATATTATTTTCAATTGTACAACTAAGACGTTTACACTCGTAAAAGTGTTCATTTTATTTTTAATAATCTGTATTTATTTTTCTAAGATGATGGAGAATGCCCTGTACGGCGAATAGAAGCGGTTTTTTTGATGATAAATTTTTCTTTGCTTTTAATACGCGAGCCTTGCAACGAGGTTACCAGGCCTTGGTCGGCAGCCGGGACAGCTTGGTCAACGGGTGGTAAAAAGCAGCGTGTTGTACTTTGGAGGCCGTGAAAGGCGGCGCGGAACGTGCGGTGGCGACGGACGGGCGTAAATATAAGTTGCCGGTAGTATAAAAGGCGGCGAAGCCGTATCTTCGTAGCCTTACAAGAGCGTGCTTATGAAAACAAGATTACTGCTGCCATTCCTGGGGCTGGCGCTACTGTCTGCCTGCGGCGAGGAGGAGCTTCCTACCGCCAAGCCTACGCCGGAGCCACAGAACCTCTGCTACCTGCAGGAGCAGGTGGTGCGCTCGGATGACGGAGTTGCTGTTACAAAGTACACGTACAACGAGCTGAACCAGATAATTAAAACAGAGCGTTACGAGGCGGATGAGTTGGTTACTACCC includes:
- a CDS encoding alpha/beta fold hydrolase; the encoded protein is MPFIKTEDKQKGEHVYLHYQDCGEGQPVILIHGWPLSHRMWESQVQALTDAGFRCITYDRRGFGESDRPWYNYDYNALTMDLQALIQRLDLWNCVLVGFSMGGGEVVRYLSMFGSERVSKAVLISSIIPVVKKTDDNPDGVPEETLNEIMDSLQSKRVTFLAEFGKQFYSYSSNKDKLSEQQLHYD
- a CDS encoding creatininase family protein yields the protein MRPYILAETNWKAVKEQQIDVAVLPWGATEAHNYHLPYATDVIEADAVSAAAAKIAWENGTKVMVLPTIPFGVNTGQADIKLDMNLNPSTQLAILDDLVAVLNRQGIKKLLVLNSHGGNDFKPMLRELGLRYPEMFLVSCFWFQAADRKAFFDIPGDHADEMETSLLLHLRPDLVLPLEEAGEGKERKSRIKGIREGWAWAERQWSMVTADTGVGNPKAATAEKGKAFLEEAAQNIAGLLAEIANVSIADRYEE
- a CDS encoding DinB family protein — translated: MTQDQQLREQLVKLMRGGQAFRPREELLQGITVEEAGKQFDNVPYTIWQLLEHLRFAQHDILDFCRNPNYKEPAWPDDYWPREKAPADQRALDKTQQAIAQDLHEMVKLVQDSANDLFTPIPHGDGQTLLREAMLVAEHSAYHLGEIVLLRRLSGNWD
- a CDS encoding alpha/beta fold hydrolase; its protein translation is MAAQASPRATTETAKAWANTDFRSELPNVTVPTLIIHGDDDQIVPIETSSEQSSKEIRDNKYVVIKGGSHGLFVTHKEQLNSYLLDFLRQ
- a CDS encoding cold-shock protein, which codes for MNTGKVKFFNDEKGFGFIKDDSTDQEYFVHVTGLIDEIRENDEVTFDLKEGRKGLNAVNVKRA